Proteins found in one Acanthopagrus latus isolate v.2019 chromosome 3, fAcaLat1.1, whole genome shotgun sequence genomic segment:
- the si:ch211-13c6.2 gene encoding uncharacterized protein si:ch211-13c6.2 isoform X1, whose protein sequence is MDSLETPYDEEAEFIECTICEKSIRGDTLFKIHLTSPGHLKKEDALVAAGLASRQRNVPIFEDIVHYLDYMKLEEPIIGLSYLEELPCINPQDGPRYTCRLCRQTTILTEMVRHVIGRKHRQKYVELKRPDLVTWDKQNIITQGGKIIRARAQIIERQDGRGTPVLMAKRGIEGKSNISRVPPRKRQNRDRNISQSLAKQNVTSNLPKLMDFQDEFSQRGRYPQEQQKAPPFHPEDPYMLNRATPMHQRKEFLSHDRLGDELQRADHRESDMHRREYMEPDYPRDYEKEYVDDPQRRATLEPGGTPRYDSRAEMSHGQTQHEEYYPEAAPPYRKPYPERDLLKEFYSEEVRRGQVRPAEPQPSKPSYPERNNQRWSLDRESGRHDSMDRSVRQGSSEPEAERSSFPAHMSDSSRDHLFSVIRDYGHNIREPYQEKADANPGPSRPGPPNSQRQVEVSRAMPDIPEPFRRFLKRTADDEERGKRKRKSRFSDATAEEMETTKEMFSDQYGPPNQMFGSRPRPVGTPLRPEIHGIQNPDIYSKSQSPHHPDSYQRGGSESVAVFDMLKNVEIENAQDADFLKNKLCDLLKEYKARKSEKNGQNSHGRAVVSKDYNNFEPDPELSTRYQYETTHREDLDLRRPEETYFQEDRRERAWEQHEHISNERQQEYHHPIQGEPRQTKSNRSRYEEVFGRPATHPDEPAHYPERFQEPMHPRDYQHAAEEFLDSHSSAPPLVMEQGPWMDRGPRTRYSNLDKITSTLLELVGRK, encoded by the exons ATGGACTCTCTCGAAACACCTTACGACGAAGAGGCTGAATTTATCGAATGCACG ATCTGTGAAAAATCCATAAGAGGCGATACGTTGTTCAAGATACACCTGACTTCACCGGGACATTTAAAG AAAGAGGATGCCTTGGTTGCTGCGG GGCTTGCTTCCAGACAGCGCAATGTACCGATATTTGAGGACATCGTACATTATCTCGATTACATGAAACTGGAAGAGCCTATCATTG GCTTGAGCTATTTGGAAGAACTGCCTTGTATCAATCCACAGGATGGCCCCAGATATACATGCAGGTTATGTCGTCAGACTACAATCCTAACTGAAATGGTCCGTCATGTGATTGGACGCAAACATCGGCAGAAATATGTG GAACTGAAACGACCAGACCTGGTGACCTGggataaacaaaacataatcaCCCAAGGAGGGAAGATCATCCGAGCCAGAGCACAGATAATAGAGAGACAAGATGGTCGAGGAACTCCAGTG ctgatgGCGAAAAGGGGAATAGAAGGCAAATCAAACATCTCACGAG TTCCTCCTAGGAAGAGGCAAAATAGGGACCGAAATATCTCTCAGAGTTTGGCCAAACAGAATGTGACATCAAACCTACCAAAACTCATGGACTTTCAGGATGAGTTCTCTCAAAGAGGGAGGTATCCCCAAGAGCAGCAAAAAGCACCCCCATTCCACCCAGAAGACCCTTACATGTTGAACCGAGCCACGCCAATGCACCAGCGGAAGGAATTTCTCAGCCATGACCGTTTAGGAGATGAGCTGCAGAGGGCAGATCACAGGGAAAGTGATATGCACAGACGAGAGTATATGGAACCTGATTATCCTAGGGACTATGAAAAGGAATATGTTGATGATCCACAAAGAAGGGCCACGCTTGAGCCTGGTGGCACTCCAAGGTATGATTCAAGAGCGGAGATGTCCCATGGCCAGACTCAGCATGAGGAATATTACCCTGAAGCAGCTCCTCCTTACAGGAAGCCCTACCCAGAGCGAGATCTGCTGAAGGAGTTCTACTCTGAGGAGGTTAGGCGTGGGCAAGTTCGTCCTGCCGAGCCTCAGCCTTCCAAGCCGTCATATCCAGAACGTAACAACCAACGTTGGTCTCTGGACAGGGAATCTGGTAGACATGACAGTATGGATAGATCAGTTAGGCAGGGGTCGAGTGAACCAGAGGCCGAGAGGAGTAGCTTCCCTGCGCATATGAGTGACAGTTCTCGTGACCATTTGTTTAGTGTAATTAGAGATTACGGCCACAATATTAGAGAACCATATCAGGAGAAGGCAGATGCTAACCCTGGGCCAAGCAGACCAGGACCCCCCAACTCCCAGAGACAAGTGGAAGTTAGCAGGGCCATGCCTGACATCCCAGAGCCATTCCGCCGCTTCCTGAAACGGACCGCTGATGACGAAGAACgtggtaaaagaaaaagaaagagtcgCTTCTCTGACGCCACTGCAGAGGAGATGGAAACGACAAAGGAGAT GTTCAGTGATCAGTATGGACCtccaaatcaaatgtttggCAGCCGTCCAAGACCAGTTGGTACACCACTGAGACCTGAAATCCATGGAATACAAAATCCCGACATTTACTCAAAATCACAG agCCCACATCATCCTGACAGCTACCAAAGAGGAGGCTCTGAGTCAGTGGCTGTCTTTGACATGCTG AAAAACGTTGAAATTGAGAATGCACAAGACGCTGACTTCCTAAAGAACAAACTGTGTGACCTGCTGAAGGAATACAAGGCCAGAAAATCTGAGAAAAATGGG caaaACAGCCACGGTAGAGCAGTCGTCTCCAAAGACTACAACAACTTCGAGCCGGATCCAGAGCTGTCTACCAGATACCAGTATGagacaacacacagagaagattTAGACCTTAGGCGACCAGAAGAGACCTACTTTCAAGAAGATCGCAGAGAAAGAGCCTGGGAGCAGCATGAACATATATCTAATGAGCGGCAGCAAGAATACCACCATCCTATACAGGGGGAGCCCAGACAGACAAAGTCAAACAGAAGCCGTTATGAGg aggtTTTTGGGCGACCTGCTACTCATCCAGATGAGCCAGCTCATTATCCAGAAAGGTTTCAAGAACCCATGCACCCTCGTGACTACCAACATGCTGCTGAGGAGTTTTTGGACTCCCACTCATCGGCACCTCCCCTCGTCATGGAACAAGGACCCTGGATGGACAGGGGCCCACGTACCCGGTACTCCAACCTGGACAAAATCACCTCCACACTCCTGGAACTTGTGGGAAGGAAATAA
- the si:ch211-13c6.2 gene encoding uncharacterized protein si:ch211-13c6.2 isoform X2, with protein sequence MKLEEPIIGLSYLEELPCINPQDGPRYTCRLCRQTTILTEMVRHVIGRKHRQKYVELKRPDLVTWDKQNIITQGGKIIRARAQIIERQDGRGTPVLMAKRGIEGKSNISRVPPRKRQNRDRNISQSLAKQNVTSNLPKLMDFQDEFSQRGRYPQEQQKAPPFHPEDPYMLNRATPMHQRKEFLSHDRLGDELQRADHRESDMHRREYMEPDYPRDYEKEYVDDPQRRATLEPGGTPRYDSRAEMSHGQTQHEEYYPEAAPPYRKPYPERDLLKEFYSEEVRRGQVRPAEPQPSKPSYPERNNQRWSLDRESGRHDSMDRSVRQGSSEPEAERSSFPAHMSDSSRDHLFSVIRDYGHNIREPYQEKADANPGPSRPGPPNSQRQVEVSRAMPDIPEPFRRFLKRTADDEERGKRKRKSRFSDATAEEMETTKEMFSDQYGPPNQMFGSRPRPVGTPLRPEIHGIQNPDIYSKSQSPHHPDSYQRGGSESVAVFDMLKNVEIENAQDADFLKNKLCDLLKEYKARKSEKNGQNSHGRAVVSKDYNNFEPDPELSTRYQYETTHREDLDLRRPEETYFQEDRRERAWEQHEHISNERQQEYHHPIQGEPRQTKSNRSRYEEVFGRPATHPDEPAHYPERFQEPMHPRDYQHAAEEFLDSHSSAPPLVMEQGPWMDRGPRTRYSNLDKITSTLLELVGRK encoded by the exons ATGAAACTGGAAGAGCCTATCATTG GCTTGAGCTATTTGGAAGAACTGCCTTGTATCAATCCACAGGATGGCCCCAGATATACATGCAGGTTATGTCGTCAGACTACAATCCTAACTGAAATGGTCCGTCATGTGATTGGACGCAAACATCGGCAGAAATATGTG GAACTGAAACGACCAGACCTGGTGACCTGggataaacaaaacataatcaCCCAAGGAGGGAAGATCATCCGAGCCAGAGCACAGATAATAGAGAGACAAGATGGTCGAGGAACTCCAGTG ctgatgGCGAAAAGGGGAATAGAAGGCAAATCAAACATCTCACGAG TTCCTCCTAGGAAGAGGCAAAATAGGGACCGAAATATCTCTCAGAGTTTGGCCAAACAGAATGTGACATCAAACCTACCAAAACTCATGGACTTTCAGGATGAGTTCTCTCAAAGAGGGAGGTATCCCCAAGAGCAGCAAAAAGCACCCCCATTCCACCCAGAAGACCCTTACATGTTGAACCGAGCCACGCCAATGCACCAGCGGAAGGAATTTCTCAGCCATGACCGTTTAGGAGATGAGCTGCAGAGGGCAGATCACAGGGAAAGTGATATGCACAGACGAGAGTATATGGAACCTGATTATCCTAGGGACTATGAAAAGGAATATGTTGATGATCCACAAAGAAGGGCCACGCTTGAGCCTGGTGGCACTCCAAGGTATGATTCAAGAGCGGAGATGTCCCATGGCCAGACTCAGCATGAGGAATATTACCCTGAAGCAGCTCCTCCTTACAGGAAGCCCTACCCAGAGCGAGATCTGCTGAAGGAGTTCTACTCTGAGGAGGTTAGGCGTGGGCAAGTTCGTCCTGCCGAGCCTCAGCCTTCCAAGCCGTCATATCCAGAACGTAACAACCAACGTTGGTCTCTGGACAGGGAATCTGGTAGACATGACAGTATGGATAGATCAGTTAGGCAGGGGTCGAGTGAACCAGAGGCCGAGAGGAGTAGCTTCCCTGCGCATATGAGTGACAGTTCTCGTGACCATTTGTTTAGTGTAATTAGAGATTACGGCCACAATATTAGAGAACCATATCAGGAGAAGGCAGATGCTAACCCTGGGCCAAGCAGACCAGGACCCCCCAACTCCCAGAGACAAGTGGAAGTTAGCAGGGCCATGCCTGACATCCCAGAGCCATTCCGCCGCTTCCTGAAACGGACCGCTGATGACGAAGAACgtggtaaaagaaaaagaaagagtcgCTTCTCTGACGCCACTGCAGAGGAGATGGAAACGACAAAGGAGAT GTTCAGTGATCAGTATGGACCtccaaatcaaatgtttggCAGCCGTCCAAGACCAGTTGGTACACCACTGAGACCTGAAATCCATGGAATACAAAATCCCGACATTTACTCAAAATCACAG agCCCACATCATCCTGACAGCTACCAAAGAGGAGGCTCTGAGTCAGTGGCTGTCTTTGACATGCTG AAAAACGTTGAAATTGAGAATGCACAAGACGCTGACTTCCTAAAGAACAAACTGTGTGACCTGCTGAAGGAATACAAGGCCAGAAAATCTGAGAAAAATGGG caaaACAGCCACGGTAGAGCAGTCGTCTCCAAAGACTACAACAACTTCGAGCCGGATCCAGAGCTGTCTACCAGATACCAGTATGagacaacacacagagaagattTAGACCTTAGGCGACCAGAAGAGACCTACTTTCAAGAAGATCGCAGAGAAAGAGCCTGGGAGCAGCATGAACATATATCTAATGAGCGGCAGCAAGAATACCACCATCCTATACAGGGGGAGCCCAGACAGACAAAGTCAAACAGAAGCCGTTATGAGg aggtTTTTGGGCGACCTGCTACTCATCCAGATGAGCCAGCTCATTATCCAGAAAGGTTTCAAGAACCCATGCACCCTCGTGACTACCAACATGCTGCTGAGGAGTTTTTGGACTCCCACTCATCGGCACCTCCCCTCGTCATGGAACAAGGACCCTGGATGGACAGGGGCCCACGTACCCGGTACTCCAACCTGGACAAAATCACCTCCACACTCCTGGAACTTGTGGGAAGGAAATAA
- the LOC119015346 gene encoding regulation of nuclear pre-mRNA domain-containing protein 1A-like, with protein sequence MSAFSEAALEKKLSELSNSQQSVQTLSLWLIHHRKHSKTIVNVWFNELKKAQVSRKLTFLYLANDVIQNSKKKGPEFTQDFAPVIVDAFKHVYRDGEEGCKKQLGRVLSIWQERAVYENNLLDQLSQVLDGEKKSKKRTYEEIQPDDEDFATQSSPAEPPQTAELIRALQELENAASGDSVLRQRISSLPAEVQDTSLLHRITDKESGERLSRLVEEACMLLADYSGRLAAEIDDRRQLTRTLTVFLQSQKDGLTQNEQKLEEYKRKLARVTQVRKELRSRLNNLPGGLYKSSN encoded by the exons ATGTCAGCGTTCTCTGAGGCGGCTTTAGAAAAGAAACTATCCGAGCTTAGCAACTCTCAGCAAAGTGTGCAGACGTTGTCGCTGTGGCTCATTCATCATAGAAAACACTCGAAGACCATCGTTAATGTTTGGTTCAACGAACTGAAAAAAG CTCAGGTATCACGCAAGCTGACCTTCCTTTATTTGGCCAATGACGTCATTCAGAACAGCAAGAAGAAAGGACCAGAGTTCACCCAGGACTTTGCGCCGGTCATCGTTGATGCATTCAAACATGTATACAG AGATGGGGAGGAGGGCTGTAAGAAACAGTTGGGTCGGGTTTTGTCCATCTGGCAGGAGAGAGCTGTGTACGAAAACAACCTGCTGGATCAGCTCTCGCAGGTCCTAG ATGGAGAAAAGAAGAGTAAGAAGAGGACATATGAGGAGATCCAACCAGATGATGAGGACTTTGCCACCCAGAGTTCGCCAGCTGAGCCTCCACAG ACAGCAGAGTTAATCCGAGCTCTTCAGGAGCTGGAAAATGCAGCCTCTGGCGACTCAGTGCTGCGTCAGCGAATCTCCTCCCTTCCTGCTGAGGTGCAGGACACGTCACTGCTTCACAGGATCACAG ATAAGGAGTCAGGGGAGCGGCTCTCCCGGCTGGTGGAAGAGGCCTGCATGCTGCTAGCAGACTACAGTGGCCGCTTGGCGGCAGAGATTGACGATAGGAGGCAGCTCACACGCACACTAACGGTCTTCCTGCAAAGTCAGAAGGACGGCCTGACCCAGAACGAGCAGAAACTTGAA GAATACAAACGCAAACTGGCGAGGGTGACCCAGGTGCGGAAGGAGCTGCGTTCACGCCTGAACAATCTACCCGGAGGACTCTACAAGTCTTCAAACTGA
- the LOC119017019 gene encoding uncharacterized protein LOC119017019 isoform X2, producing the protein MQPVEALKGVSTQSQLVNSLKVYLNNKNRLQPIIGLGSIIECVKAGTNKGEALYLCKVCARRVSKADIRNHIMGSLHRYNYIKVWHPHLVSEWKENSDLSKLAWPLMEKAKILEGTEGPGDVHLLEVQDTVYQRMATCSDNDVVNLINVLKDGYIKRGRHSELEPEQSPVQSSRIVLLARNQPRSPRTISGGWLNGTCMSLSDDTRVTPESPLLSEKRGSPLNDYTGCKPLIGLSCVVECRSEAGHTHCFLCHCCRIRSSKRDIVDHLTSSSHLRNYLMESHPEQVDVITADVNDHCQLLQSLAREVEQGEGRGELKVVNVPELLCVQLTGKSYHWWLTVDKTSNQGMPENCAAVMKVTSKRKKRKWKNTVFKVSLPLTKGSVLLERTSFSVDSLPVASAYLPPSDSDLTFSPESRAEECEFDRDTPYTVAELTPEEVQQDLCSGDAEAGQYTRPERNSACYYLKVDGVFNDNEHFNQSEYRTWTKDPRLYGVNSDNRECSYQERSSETYEGPPTQNKWLSPSVSHIQAWPVYNSSYGRWEGCTEQWYSSTSQNRGDTRAEVSSEERLGEMNSDVTRYYFQQQPQDQYMAQNPTSLVTGSVGQSGELAPHVRASWVNAHPHVGGSLSHSGNIAPVQRIPFLQYEQSPWQTYMGCSTGHVQTAPQSYMMQPAAQQAIQVGQGVMSDPNHNTGPVTEPEQQFPHPAVIWSSCYP; encoded by the exons ATGCAGCCGGTAGAAGCACTAAAGG GGGTTTCTACTCAAAGCCAGCTGGTGAATTCTCTGAAGGTGTATCTGAACAACAAGAACAGACTACAACCCATTATTG GTCTGGGCAGTATAATAGAATGTGTGAAAGCAGGTACAAACAAAGGAGAAGCACTTTACCTGTGTAAGGTGTGTGCGCGTCGAGTCAGTAAAGCTGACATCCGTAACCACATCATGGGAAGCCTCCACAGATACAACTACATT AAAGTCTGGCACCCCCACTTAGTGTCAGAATGGAAGGAGAACTCTGACCTTTCCAAGCTGGCCTGGCCACTGATGGAGAAAGCCAAGATTCTTGAGGGAACTGAGGGACCAGGAGATGTCCAT TTGTTAGAGGTTCAAGATACCGTCTACCAGAGGATGGCTACATGCAGTGATAACGATG TGGTAAAtctgataaatgtattaaaagatGGATACATTAAACGTGGGAGACATTCAGAGCTGGAGCCGGAGCAGTCTCCCGTCCAATCAAGTAGGATTGTATTGCTTGCCCGTAACCAACCGAGATCACCCAGGACGATCTCAGGCGGCTGGTTAAACGGCACGTGTATGTCACTGTCCGACGACACCCGGGTGACACCTGAGTCTCCTTTGCTGTCTGAGAAGAGAGGCAGCCCTCTTAATGACTATACGGGATGCAAGCCTCTTATTG GTCTTTCCTGTGTGGTGGAGTGCAGAAGCGAAGCTGgccacacacactgtttcttaTGTCACTGCTGCCGCATCAGGTCCAGCAAAAGGGACATCGTCGATCACCTGACCAGTTCATCCCATCTCAGGAACTACTTG ATGGAAAGTCATCCTGAGCAGGTGGACGTTATAACAGCAGACGTTAATGATCATTGTCAGCTTCTCCAATCGCTGGCCAGGGAAGTGGAGCAAGGGGAGGGCAGAGGCGAGCTGAAG GTGGTAAACGTACCAGAATTACTCTGTGTCCAGCTGACTGGCAAAAGTTACCACTGGT GGCTAACTGTGGACAAGACTTCAAATCAGGGAATGCCGGAGAATTGTGCCGCGGTGATGAAGGTTACatcaaagaggaagaagaggaaatggaaaaatactGTGTTTAAGGTAAGCCTGCCTCTTACCAAAGGTTCAGTGCTGCTGGAGAGGACGTCGTTCAGCGTGGACAGCCTGCCTGTGGCATCCGCATACTTGCCTCCATCCGACTCAGATCTCACCTTCTCGCCAGAGTCTCGGGCAGAGGAGTGTGAGTTTGACAGGGACACTCCGTATACCGTCGCAGAACTCACGCCAGAAGAAGTTCAGCAAGACCTCTGTAGCGGAGATGCCGAAGCTGGTCAATACACGAGACCAGAGAGAAACTCTGCTTGTTATTACTTAAAGGTGGATGGTGTGTTTAATGACAATGAGCATTTCAACCAGTCTGAATACCGAACTTGGACAAAAGACCCAAGGCTTTATGGggtgaacagtgacaacagagAGTGCAGTTATCAAGAAAGATCAAGTGAGACTTATGAAGGCCCACCAACACAAAATAAGTGGCTGTCACCTTCCGTTTCCCACATTCAGGCCTGGCCAGTGTATAACTCTTCCTATGGACGTTGGGAGGGTTGCACTGAGCAGTGGTACAGTTCAACCTCACAGAATAGAGGTGACACAAGAGCTGAAGTGTCGAGCGAGGAGAGACTGGGTGAGATGAACTCAGATGTTACTCGGTATTATTTCCAACAACAGCCCCAAGACCAGTACATGGCACAAAATCCCACAAGTCTTGTGACAGGCAGTGTGGGGCAGTCTGGAGAATTGGCTCCACATGTTCGAGCTTCTTGGGTCAACGCCCATCCTCATGTAGGAGGTTCCCTTTCTCACAGTGGCAACATTGCACCAGTGCAGAGAATACCGTTTCTTCAGTATGAACAGAGCCCATGGCAGACATACATGGGGTGCAGCACTGGTCATGTCCAGACAGCTCCGCAAAGTTACATGATGCAGCCTGCGGCCCAACAAGCCATACAAGTAGGTCAAGGAGTGATGTCTGACCCAAACCACAATACTGGACCTGTGACAGAGCCTGAGCAGCAATTTCCTCATCCAGCTGTGATATGGAGCTCTTGCTATCCTTAA
- the LOC119017019 gene encoding uncharacterized protein LOC119017019 isoform X1, with protein sequence MQPVEALKGVSTQSQLVNSLKVYLNNKNRLQPIIGLGSIIECVKAGTNKGEALYLCKVCARRVSKADIRNHIMGSLHRYNYIKVWHPHLVSEWKENSDLSKLAWPLMEKAKILEGTEGPGDVHLLEVQDTVYQRMATCSDNDVVNLINVLKDGYIKRGRHSELEPEQSPVQSSRIVLLARNQPRSPRTISGGWLNGTCMSLSDDTRVTPESPLLSEKRGSPLNDYTGCKPLIGLSCVVECRSEAGHTHCFLCHCCRIRSSKRDIVDHLTSSSHLRNYLMESHPEQVDVITADVNDHCQLLQSLAREVEQGEGRGELKVVNVPELLCVQLTGKSYHWCMKMLCNGWTSTNVQKKRMASKGLTVDKTSNQGMPENCAAVMKVTSKRKKRKWKNTVFKVSLPLTKGSVLLERTSFSVDSLPVASAYLPPSDSDLTFSPESRAEECEFDRDTPYTVAELTPEEVQQDLCSGDAEAGQYTRPERNSACYYLKVDGVFNDNEHFNQSEYRTWTKDPRLYGVNSDNRECSYQERSSETYEGPPTQNKWLSPSVSHIQAWPVYNSSYGRWEGCTEQWYSSTSQNRGDTRAEVSSEERLGEMNSDVTRYYFQQQPQDQYMAQNPTSLVTGSVGQSGELAPHVRASWVNAHPHVGGSLSHSGNIAPVQRIPFLQYEQSPWQTYMGCSTGHVQTAPQSYMMQPAAQQAIQVGQGVMSDPNHNTGPVTEPEQQFPHPAVIWSSCYP encoded by the exons ATGCAGCCGGTAGAAGCACTAAAGG GGGTTTCTACTCAAAGCCAGCTGGTGAATTCTCTGAAGGTGTATCTGAACAACAAGAACAGACTACAACCCATTATTG GTCTGGGCAGTATAATAGAATGTGTGAAAGCAGGTACAAACAAAGGAGAAGCACTTTACCTGTGTAAGGTGTGTGCGCGTCGAGTCAGTAAAGCTGACATCCGTAACCACATCATGGGAAGCCTCCACAGATACAACTACATT AAAGTCTGGCACCCCCACTTAGTGTCAGAATGGAAGGAGAACTCTGACCTTTCCAAGCTGGCCTGGCCACTGATGGAGAAAGCCAAGATTCTTGAGGGAACTGAGGGACCAGGAGATGTCCAT TTGTTAGAGGTTCAAGATACCGTCTACCAGAGGATGGCTACATGCAGTGATAACGATG TGGTAAAtctgataaatgtattaaaagatGGATACATTAAACGTGGGAGACATTCAGAGCTGGAGCCGGAGCAGTCTCCCGTCCAATCAAGTAGGATTGTATTGCTTGCCCGTAACCAACCGAGATCACCCAGGACGATCTCAGGCGGCTGGTTAAACGGCACGTGTATGTCACTGTCCGACGACACCCGGGTGACACCTGAGTCTCCTTTGCTGTCTGAGAAGAGAGGCAGCCCTCTTAATGACTATACGGGATGCAAGCCTCTTATTG GTCTTTCCTGTGTGGTGGAGTGCAGAAGCGAAGCTGgccacacacactgtttcttaTGTCACTGCTGCCGCATCAGGTCCAGCAAAAGGGACATCGTCGATCACCTGACCAGTTCATCCCATCTCAGGAACTACTTG ATGGAAAGTCATCCTGAGCAGGTGGACGTTATAACAGCAGACGTTAATGATCATTGTCAGCTTCTCCAATCGCTGGCCAGGGAAGTGGAGCAAGGGGAGGGCAGAGGCGAGCTGAAG GTGGTAAACGTACCAGAATTACTCTGTGTCCAGCTGACTGGCAAAAGTTACCACTGGT gCATGAAGATGCTGTGTAATGGATGGACAAGCACTAATGTCCAAAAGAAGAGAATGGCTtccaaag GGCTAACTGTGGACAAGACTTCAAATCAGGGAATGCCGGAGAATTGTGCCGCGGTGATGAAGGTTACatcaaagaggaagaagaggaaatggaaaaatactGTGTTTAAGGTAAGCCTGCCTCTTACCAAAGGTTCAGTGCTGCTGGAGAGGACGTCGTTCAGCGTGGACAGCCTGCCTGTGGCATCCGCATACTTGCCTCCATCCGACTCAGATCTCACCTTCTCGCCAGAGTCTCGGGCAGAGGAGTGTGAGTTTGACAGGGACACTCCGTATACCGTCGCAGAACTCACGCCAGAAGAAGTTCAGCAAGACCTCTGTAGCGGAGATGCCGAAGCTGGTCAATACACGAGACCAGAGAGAAACTCTGCTTGTTATTACTTAAAGGTGGATGGTGTGTTTAATGACAATGAGCATTTCAACCAGTCTGAATACCGAACTTGGACAAAAGACCCAAGGCTTTATGGggtgaacagtgacaacagagAGTGCAGTTATCAAGAAAGATCAAGTGAGACTTATGAAGGCCCACCAACACAAAATAAGTGGCTGTCACCTTCCGTTTCCCACATTCAGGCCTGGCCAGTGTATAACTCTTCCTATGGACGTTGGGAGGGTTGCACTGAGCAGTGGTACAGTTCAACCTCACAGAATAGAGGTGACACAAGAGCTGAAGTGTCGAGCGAGGAGAGACTGGGTGAGATGAACTCAGATGTTACTCGGTATTATTTCCAACAACAGCCCCAAGACCAGTACATGGCACAAAATCCCACAAGTCTTGTGACAGGCAGTGTGGGGCAGTCTGGAGAATTGGCTCCACATGTTCGAGCTTCTTGGGTCAACGCCCATCCTCATGTAGGAGGTTCCCTTTCTCACAGTGGCAACATTGCACCAGTGCAGAGAATACCGTTTCTTCAGTATGAACAGAGCCCATGGCAGACATACATGGGGTGCAGCACTGGTCATGTCCAGACAGCTCCGCAAAGTTACATGATGCAGCCTGCGGCCCAACAAGCCATACAAGTAGGTCAAGGAGTGATGTCTGACCCAAACCACAATACTGGACCTGTGACAGAGCCTGAGCAGCAATTTCCTCATCCAGCTGTGATATGGAGCTCTTGCTATCCTTAA